In Candidatus Beckwithbacteria bacterium, one genomic interval encodes:
- a CDS encoding ribose-phosphate pyrophosphokinase, with protein sequence MQIFSGSNSQQLASDLANIYKATLGQIELSEFANHEARIWVKDEKIDKKVVVVQSFAGDPNKAIIEFLLIMDALKRSGAKHITAIIPWMGYCIQDKIFRQGEPLSAKVVTNLIECSKPDKIITVDLHNETIQGFFSLPIVHLSATPVFIDIFKKHNQIECIVAPDRGSLKKTTLIAEALDLPIVFLNKKRDLVTGQVQIVSVDGDITGKKALIMDDFISTGGTLIQTAEYLKSKGAKSITAAITHHLYVEGVEEKLEHSQIDQLLITNTIEPPKPYKHKNIDQEIISIAPLISRHL encoded by the coding sequence ATGCAAATTTTCAGCGGATCAAACAGTCAACAACTTGCAAGTGATTTAGCCAATATTTATAAAGCTACTTTAGGTCAAATTGAATTATCAGAATTTGCCAATCATGAGGCTAGAATTTGGGTTAAAGATGAAAAAATTGATAAAAAAGTGGTGGTAGTTCAATCCTTTGCCGGAGATCCCAATAAAGCTATTATCGAGTTTTTACTCATTATGGACGCCCTGAAACGCTCGGGAGCTAAACATATTACCGCCATTATTCCCTGGATGGGGTATTGTATTCAGGATAAAATCTTTCGCCAGGGTGAACCGCTTTCAGCTAAAGTTGTTACCAATCTGATTGAATGCAGTAAACCTGATAAAATCATTACCGTCGATCTCCACAATGAAACTATCCAAGGTTTTTTCTCCCTTCCTATTGTTCATTTGTCAGCTACTCCAGTTTTTATTGATATCTTTAAAAAACATAATCAGATTGAGTGTATTGTGGCTCCTGATCGAGGTTCGCTCAAAAAAACCACTTTAATAGCCGAAGCTTTAGACCTCCCAATTGTGTTTTTAAATAAAAAGCGGGATTTGGTCACTGGGCAGGTTCAAATTGTCAGTGTGGATGGTGATATTACCGGTAAAAAAGCCCTGATCATGGATGATTTTATCTCTACTGGCGGAACCCTAATTCAAACGGCTGAATATCTAAAAAGTAAGGGTGCTAAATCTATTACTGCAGCTATTACTCATCATCTATACGTTGAAGGGGTAGAAGAAAAATTGGAACATAGCCAGATTGACCAACTTTTAATTACCAATACTATTGAACCTCCAAAACCATATAAACATAAAAATATTGATCAAGAAATAATCAGCATCGCTCCGCTTATTAGCCGTCACCTGTAA
- a CDS encoding phosphoribosyltransferase — MADILAILKKTKAIITNSHIVLNSGRHTDTYINKDAVYPFTNEVSEIGQMFAKFWQDKTVDCVVGPALGGIILSQWTAYHLSRIKHKTIYSIYTEKTPDNNQIFTRGYDRFIKNKKILLVEDIMTTGGSVKRSIDSVRLAGGNVVGVSAMVNRDSKNVTISSLDVPILQALANIEVASYEEISCPLCKKNIPINTSVGHGKKFLLSK, encoded by the coding sequence ATGGCTGATATTCTCGCAATTTTAAAAAAAACAAAAGCTATTATCACCAATAGTCATATAGTATTAAATTCTGGTAGACATACCGATACTTATATAAATAAAGACGCGGTTTACCCCTTTACCAATGAGGTGAGTGAAATTGGACAAATGTTTGCCAAATTTTGGCAAGATAAAACAGTAGATTGCGTAGTTGGTCCAGCCTTGGGTGGTATTATTCTATCGCAATGGACTGCATATCATTTATCAAGAATTAAACATAAAACTATTTACAGTATTTACACTGAAAAAACCCCAGACAATAATCAAATATTTACCCGCGGATATGATCGTTTTATAAAAAATAAAAAAATCTTATTAGTTGAGGATATTATGACTACTGGCGGTTCTGTTAAAAGGTCGATAGATAGCGTTCGGCTGGCAGGAGGAAATGTAGTTGGAGTTAGTGCTATGGTAAATCGTGATTCTAAAAATGTTACTATCTCTAGCTTAGATGTTCCTATATTACAAGCGCTAGCTAATATTGAAGTTGCTTCTTATGAAGAAATTAGTTGTCCTTTGTGCAAAAAAAATATACCTATCAACACTAGCGTAGGTCATGGTAAAAAATTCTTATTAAGTAAATAA
- the pyrF gene encoding orotidine-5'-phosphate decarboxylase has product MMFIKKLEEIQKKNNSLVCVGLDSDFSKLPHFLKSQNYPQLEFNKAIIEATHDLVCAYKMNSAFYEARGGQGLIELKMTLAYLHSHYPEIPTIDDAKRADIGNTNMGYVTSIFDEMGFDSLTLHPYLGREALQPFLDRKDKGLIILCRTSNPGAGEFQDLKVGKKPLYQVVAEQVVKNWNTNNNCLLVVGATYPKELAQIRTLAPNMPFLVPGIGAQGGDVEKTVKAGLDRQGRGMIINSSRGIIFAGSDKDFAQKAREATIVLQNEINKWR; this is encoded by the coding sequence ATTATGTTTATTAAAAAACTCGAAGAAATTCAGAAGAAAAATAATTCTTTAGTGTGTGTCGGCCTTGATAGTGATTTCTCCAAACTCCCACATTTTCTAAAATCTCAAAACTATCCTCAGCTGGAATTTAATAAAGCTATCATTGAGGCTACTCATGATCTAGTTTGTGCTTACAAGATGAATTCAGCTTTTTATGAAGCCAGAGGTGGACAAGGGCTGATAGAACTTAAAATGACTTTAGCTTATCTACACAGTCATTACCCAGAAATTCCTACGATTGATGATGCCAAAAGAGCCGACATTGGTAATACTAATATGGGTTATGTGACTAGTATTTTTGATGAAATGGGTTTTGATAGCCTTACCCTCCATCCTTACTTGGGGCGGGAAGCTCTACAGCCATTCTTGGATAGAAAAGATAAAGGGCTTATTATCTTGTGTCGGACTTCAAATCCTGGAGCCGGAGAATTCCAGGATTTGAAGGTAGGCAAAAAACCACTTTATCAAGTAGTAGCCGAACAAGTTGTTAAAAATTGGAATACCAACAATAATTGTCTATTAGTCGTAGGTGCTACTTATCCAAAAGAACTGGCTCAAATAAGAACATTAGCTCCAAATATGCCGTTTCTTGTTCCTGGCATTGGCGCTCAAGGTGGAGATGTAGAAAAAACAGTCAAAGCCGGTCTTGATCGCCAAGGTAGAGGTATGATTATCAATTCTTCTCGGGGTATTATTTTTGCAGGTAGCGATAAAGATTTCGCCCAAAAAGCTAGAGAAGCCACCATAGTATTACAAAATGAGATAAATAAATGGAGGTAA